A section of the Salmo salar chromosome ssa05, Ssal_v3.1, whole genome shotgun sequence genome encodes:
- the LOC123743104 gene encoding protocadherin alpha-3-like produces the protein MEQRGCGAWLERYQWVAFMVALVLFWSGASAQIRYSTSEELKEGTVVGNIAKDLGIDLSTLKDRRFRIVSSSTESLFQVNQNDGILYVNRKIDREEVCERSSVCLINLKTVLENPLEIHYVAVEVLDVNDHSPSFPETEKRLEISESVLPGVRFQLQAALDPDSGQYSVQQYKLSHNEHFRLEIKDRGKDAKTPVLNLLKPLDRENTGSHRLLLTAIDGGKPPRSGTIEIIVDVLDVNDNMPVFTKESYTAKLNENSPIGSKVVQVNATDLDEGSNGEVVYSFGNNVNRKLRELFDVDINTGEITVKGGIDFEIEDIYDIDIQASDKGSAPFKTDKSVIVNIVDLNDNAPEIEVTSFANAIPEDSRPGTTVALISVNDLDSGLNGKVVSSISEGVPFTLTPSLQDNMYSVVTKSPLDREKQSEYDLTIVAKDAGEPSLSSVKTISVVVSDVNDNSPEFSLSPYNFYVTENNDPGSSVFSVTASDRDLNENALISYHIIRDGGEMNKLVSFLNINPENGNILALKSFDFETLKTFQFQVVATDSGTPSLSSNVTVNVFILDQNDNAPVILYPVSTNGSAEGVEEIPRNVNAGHLVTKVRAYDADIGYNGWLLFSLQEVTDHSLFALDRYTGQIRTLRSFTETDEAEHKLVILVKDNGNVSLSATATVIIKVVEPKEAFAASDVKSSVKDDEENSVTFYLIITLGSVSTLFLISIVVLIVMQCSKPTDYSSKYLQDTNNDGTLCHSIQYRSGDKRYMLVGPRMSIGSTIVPGSNGNTLVLPEHRRRASGEVRS, from the coding sequence ATGGAACAAAGAGGATGCGGGGCATGGCTGGAGCGATACCAGTGGGTTGCCTTCATGGTTGCTTTGGTTCTCTTTTGGAGCGGAGCGTCTGCTCAGATAAGATACTCCACCTCTGAAGAGCTCAAGGAAGGAACTGTCGTGGGGAATATAGCTAAGGATTTGGGAATAGATTTGAGCACATTGAAAGATAGGAGATTTCGAATCGTGTCTAGTTCGACCGAGTCCCTTTTCCAGGTAAACCAGAATGACGGCATCTTGTATGTGAACCGAAAAATAGACCGAGAGGAGGTGTGTGAACGGAGCAGCGTGTGTTTAATCAACCTGAAAACCGTTCTAGAGAACCCGCTGGAGATCCATTATGTCGCGGTGGAGGTGTTAGACGTGAACGACCATTCTCCCAGCTTTCCAGAGACAGAAAAACGGTTAGAGATTTCAGAGTCCGTGTTACCAGGCGTGAGATTTCAGCTACAAGCGGCACTCGATCCAGATAGCGGGCAATACTCTGTTCAACAATATAAACTCAGCCATAATGAGCATTTTCGTCTGGAAATTAAGGACCGAGGCAAGGATGCGAAAACTCCTGTTTTGAATCTACTGAAGCCGCTAGATAGAGAGAATACAGGGAGCCATAGATTACTACTTACGGCCATTGATGGCGGAAAACCTCCAAGGTCTGGGACTATAGAAATAATTGTGGACGTTTTAGATGTAAATGATAATATGCCTGTTTTCACTAAAGAGTCATACACTGCAAAACTGAACGAAAACTCTCCAATTGGCTCAAAAGTTGTACAGGTAAATGCTACGGATTTAGACGAAGGTTCAAATGGTGAGGTAGTTTACTCCTTCGGTAATAATGTGAATAGGAAATTACGTGAGCTTTTCGATGTGGATATCAACACCGGTGAAATAACTGTAAAAGGAGGGATTGATTTTGAGATAGAAGATATCTATGACATTGATATTCAGGCATCTGATAAGGGATCTGCTCCTTTTAAAACGGACAAAAGTGTCATTGTAAATATTGTTGACCTGAACGACAACGCACCTGAGATAGAGGTGACATCATTTGCTAACGCAATCCCCGAAGATTCTAGACCCGGAACCACAGTCGCGCTAATCAGTGTAAATGACTTGGACTCTGGTCTCAATGGAAAGGTTGTGTCTTCTATAAGTGAGGGCGTTCCGTTCACTCTAACGCCGTCTTTACAGGACAACATGTACTCTGTAGTCACCAAGTCACCACTAGACAGGGAGAAACAGTCTGAGTATGATCTAACAATAGTAGCCAAAGACGCAGGAGAACCGTCCTTGTCATCTGTAAAGACTATCAGCGTTGTTGTATCAGATGTGAATGATAACAGTCCAGAGTTTTCACTGAGTCCCTATAATTTCTATGTCACTGAGAATAACGACCCAGGTTCCTCAGTATTTTCAGTGACTGCCTCAGATCGTGATTTAAATGAAAACGCTCTTATTTCATATCATATTATCAGAGACGGTGGCGAAATGAACAAATTGGTATCTTTTCTAAACATAAATCCTGaaaatgggaacatattggcGCTTAAAAGCTTTGACTTTGAAACGTTAAAAACATTCCAATTCCAAGTTGTAGCTACAGACTCTGGAACTCCGTCTCTAAGCAGCAACGTCACAGTGAACGTGTTTATTCTGGATCAGAACGACAACGCTCCAGTGATCTTGTATCCAGTCAGCACTAACGGTTCCGCTGAAGGTGTGGAGGAGATTCCCCGCAATGTGAACGCAGGGCATTTGGTGACTAAAGTGAGAGCCTATGACGCTGATATAGGATATAACGGCTGGTTATTATTTTCACTGCAGGAAGTTACTGACCACAGTCTCTTTGCTTTGGACCGCTATACAGGACAGATAAGGACACTTcggtcattcacagagacagacgAGGCTGAGCATAAACTGGTCATACTGGTAAAAGACAATGGGAACGTTTCACTGTCAGCAACAGCTACTGTGATTATCAAGGTTGTGGAGCCCAAAGAGGCTTTTGCTGCTTCTGATGTTAAAAGTTCAGTAAAAGACGATGAGGAGAACAGcgttacattttatttgatcattaCTTTGGGGTCAGTTTCAACGCTTTTTCTCATCAGCATCGTCGTGTTGATTGTAATGCAGTGCTCCAAACCCACAGACTATTCCTCCAAGTATCTACAAGATACGAATAACGACGGGACACTGTGCCACAGCATCCAGTACAGATCCGGAGACAAACGGTACATGTTAGTTGGACCCAGAATGAGTATAGGTTCTACTATAGTCCCGGGCAGCAATGGAAATACTCTAGTGCTACCCGAACACAGGAGGAGAGCTTCTGGAGAGGTAAGAAGTTGA
- the LOC106604831 gene encoding protocadherin alpha-3-like, with protein MEQRGYGAWLERYQWVAFMVALVLFWSGASAQIRYSISEELKEGTVVGNVAKDLGIELSTLKERRFRIVSSSTESLFQVNQNDGILYVNRKIDREEVCERSSVCLINLKTVLENPLEIHYVSVEVLDVNDHSPSFPEKEKRLEISESVLPGARFQLLAARDPDRGPFSVQQYKLSHNDHFRVEVKDRGEDGKMPFLVLHKPLDREAVRRHRLLLTAVDGGKPPRSGTLEISVDVLDVNDNTPLFTKDEYTVRLTENAPLGTMVIRVNATDLDSGLNGDIIYSFGNDVNSRLRKLFNLDTVTGEITVTGQIDFEEKDSYLIDIQASDQGPVPLTTEKSVIVKIIDVNDNAPEIEITSFSNAIPEDSRPGTTVALISVNDLDSGLNGKVICSISEDVPFKLVPSLQDNMYSVVTKSPLDREKQGHYDVTIVAKDAGQPSLSSIKTVSVVVSDVNDNSPEFSLSPYHFYVSENNYPGASIFSVSASDRDINENALISYHILRDSGEENKWASFLNINSETGNILALKSFDFETLKTFQFQVVATDSGTPSLSTNVTVNVFILDQNDNAPVILYPVSTNGSAEGVEEIPRNVNAGHLVTKVRAYDADIGYNGWLLFSLQEVTDHSLFALDRYTGQIRTLRSFTETDEAEHKLVILVKDNGNVSLSATATVIIKVVEPKEAFAASDVKRSVKDEEENSVTFYLIITLGSVSTLFLISIVVLIVMQCSKPQDYSSKYLQDVNNDGTLCHSIQYRSGDKRYMLVGPRMSIGSTIVPGGNGNTLVIPEHRRRASGEVRS; from the coding sequence ATGGAACAAAGAGGATACGGGGCATGGCTGGAGCGATACCAGTGGGTTGCCTTCATGGTTGCTTTGGTTCTCTTTTGGAGCGGAGCGTCTGCTCAGATAAGATACTCCATCTCTGAAGAGCTCAAGGAAGGAACTGTCGTGGGGAATGTAGCTAAAGATTTGGGTATAGAGCTGAGCACATTGAAGGAAAGGAGATTTCGAATCGTGTCTAGTTCGACCGAGTCCCTTTTCCAGGTAAACCAGAATGACGGCATCTTGTATGTGAACCGAAAAATAGACCGAGAGGAGGTGTGTGAACGGAGCAGCGTGTGTTTAATAAACCTGAAAACCGTTCTAGAGAACCCGCTGGAGATCCATTATGTCTCGGTGGAGGTGTTAGACGTTAACGACCATTCTCCCAGCTTTCCCGAGAAAGAGAAACGGTTAGAGATTTCAGAGTCCGTGTTGCCGGGGGCGAGATTTCAGCTACTAGCTGCGCGCGACCCAGATAGAGGTCCATTCTCCGTTCAACAATATAAACTTAGTCACAATGACCATTTCCGTGTTGAGGTGAAAGACCGAGGTGAGGATGGCAAAATGCCGTTTTTGGTTTTACATAAACCACTAGACAGAGAAGCAGTAAGGAGGCACAGACTCCTCCTCACTGCCGTTGACGGTGGAAAACCTCCAAGATCTGGAACTCTTGAAATATCTGTTGATGTACTGGATGTTAAtgacaacacacctctattcactAAAGATGAATATACTGTAAGGTTAACTGAAAACGCTCCTTTGGGAACAATGGTCATACGGGTAAATGCCACCGATTTAGACAGTGGTCTGAACGGAGATATCATTTATTCATTTGGCAATGACGTCAACAGCAGGTTAAGGAAACTTTTTAATTTAGACACCGTAACCGGTGAAATAACTGTCACAGGACAAATAGACTTTGAGGAAAAAGATAGCTATCTGATTGATATACAGGCATCAGATCAAGGACCCGTTCCCCTGACAACAGAGAAAAGTGTAATAGTAAAGATAATTGACGTCAACGACAACGCGCCTGAGATAGAAATAACATCGTTTTCTAACGCAATCCCTGAGGATTCTAGACCCGGAACCACTGTAGCTCTAATTAGTGTTAATGATTTAGACTCTGGTCTCAATGGCAAAGTGATCTGTTCTATAAGTGAGGACGTCCCTTTTAAACTAGTGCCGTCTTTACAGGACAACATGTACTCTGTAGTCACCAAGTCACCACTggatagagagaaacagggtcATTATGACGTCACAATAGTTGCCAAAGACGCAGGCCAGCCTTCCTTGTCATCTATAAAGACTGTCAGCGTTGTTGTATCAGATGTGAATGATAACAGTCCAGAGTTTTCACTGAGTCCCTATCATTTCTATGTCAGTGAAAATAACTACCCAGGCGCCTCAATATTTTCCGTCAGTGCCTCAGACCGTGACATAAATGAAAACGCTCTTATTTCATATCATATTCTGAGAGACAGTGGTGAGGAGAACAAATGGGCATCATTTCTTAATATTAATTCTGAAACTGGGAACATATTGGCGCTAAAAAGCTTTGACTTTGAAACGTTAAAAACATTCCAATTCCAAGTTGTAGCTACAGACTCGGGAACTCCGTCACTAAGCACCAACGTCACAGTGAACGTGTTCATTCTGGATCAGAACGACAACGCTCCAGTGATCTTGTATCCAGTCAGCACTAACGGTTCCGCTGAAGGTGTGGAGGAGATTCCCCGCAATGTGAACGCAGGCCATTTGGTGACTAAAGTGAGAGCCTATGACGCTGATATAGGATATAACGGCTGGTTATTATTTTCACTGCAGGAAGTTACTGACCACAGTCTCTTTGCTTTGGACCGCTATACAGGACAGATAAGGACACTTcggtcattcacagagacagacgAGGCTGAGCATAAACTGGTCATACTGGTAAAAGACAATGGGAACGTTTCACTCTCAGCAACAGCTACTGTGATTATCAAGGTTGTGGAGCCCAAAGAGGCTTTTGCAGCTTCTGATGTTAAACGTTCAGTAAAAGACGAGGAGGAGAACAGcgttacattttatttgatcattaCTTTGGGGTCAGTTTCAACGCTTTTTCTCATCAGTATCGTCGTGTTGATTGTAATGCAGTGCTCCAAACCACAAGACTATTCCTCCAAGTATTTACAAGATGTGAATAACGACGGAACACTGTGCCACAGCATCCAGTACAGATCCGGAGACAAACGGTACATGTTAGTTGGACCCAGAATGAGTATAGGTTCTACTATAGTCCCGGGAGGCAATGGAAATACTCTAGTGATACCCGAACACAGGAGGAGAGCTTCTGGAGAGGTAAGAAGTTAA